A genomic segment from Actinoplanes sichuanensis encodes:
- a CDS encoding hemolysin family protein, translating into MSTTPALLVSLLLLVFNGFFVAAEFALVAAKRHRLETAAAEGSRGARAALAGTRRLSLMLAGAQLGITLCTLGLGALAKPTVAHLLEPVFTATGLPEDAAYAVAFVLAVALVGFLHVVVGEMTPKSWAISHPETSAQLLAIPFVGFTTMLRPVLTALNGLANAVLKLAKVTPQDELAQVHSAEQLRMLIETSKEHGTIPDAEHELLTAMLAVESTTVRDVMTPTARIVSVPTGADAREVELRSIEAGRSRLAVTAADGAIAGIVHVREAAKAVAAAVGTTAAGGTTAGGSAAGATAGRLMTSPLRLPAETSGLDAIAAMRRERNQVALVTEADEVIGLVALEDLLEQVIGQFDDETDPVIDAARRAGRTSRSRA; encoded by the coding sequence ATGAGCACCACCCCGGCCCTGCTGGTCTCGCTGCTGCTGCTGGTGTTCAACGGATTCTTCGTGGCCGCCGAGTTCGCCCTGGTCGCGGCGAAACGGCACCGCCTGGAAACGGCCGCGGCGGAGGGTTCGCGCGGTGCCCGGGCGGCCCTGGCCGGCACCCGGCGGCTGTCGCTGATGCTGGCCGGCGCGCAGCTCGGCATCACCCTGTGCACGCTGGGGTTGGGTGCCCTGGCCAAACCGACGGTGGCGCACCTGCTGGAGCCGGTGTTCACCGCGACCGGGCTACCCGAGGACGCCGCCTACGCGGTGGCGTTCGTGCTGGCGGTGGCACTCGTCGGCTTCCTGCACGTGGTGGTCGGCGAGATGACACCGAAGTCGTGGGCGATCAGCCACCCGGAGACGTCGGCGCAGCTGCTGGCGATTCCGTTCGTCGGGTTCACCACCATGCTGCGACCGGTGCTGACCGCGTTGAACGGGCTGGCCAACGCCGTGCTCAAGCTGGCCAAGGTGACCCCGCAGGACGAGCTCGCCCAGGTGCACAGCGCCGAACAGCTGCGGATGCTGATCGAGACGTCGAAGGAACACGGCACGATCCCGGACGCCGAACACGAGTTGCTGACCGCGATGCTGGCGGTCGAGTCGACGACGGTACGCGACGTGATGACCCCGACCGCACGGATCGTGTCGGTGCCGACCGGGGCCGACGCTCGTGAGGTGGAACTGCGCAGCATCGAGGCCGGGCGATCCCGGCTGGCGGTCACCGCCGCGGACGGGGCGATCGCCGGAATCGTGCACGTCCGGGAGGCGGCCAAGGCGGTCGCCGCGGCCGTTGGCACCACGGCAGCCGGTGGCACCACGGCGGGCGGCTCGGCCGCCGGCGCCACGGCGGGGCGGTTGATGACGTCACCGCTGCGGCTGCCCGCCGAGACCAGCGGACTGGACGCGATCGCGGCGATGCGCCGGGAGCGCAACCAGGTCGCGCTAGTCACCGAGGCGGACGAGGTGATCGGCCTGGTCGCCCTGGAGGACCTGCTGGAGCAGGTGATCGGCCAGTTCGACGACGAGACCGACCCGGTGATCGACGCCGCGCGCCGGGCCGGGCGGACCTCGCGGTCACGCGCGTAG
- a CDS encoding HEAT repeat domain-containing protein: protein MPERSHMVDAVNWVSLTRDPRASTGVPAALHALWSSDEFLRRSAYNYLAGTLVQQGSRFPTSIAAIPFLIDVIADPAAADRFGACQLLRLIAIGDETLWLIERPDPAVLRATLAPEQWDMAAYDAVRARIPAFLAALNDHDPAVRMHTAHLLSWFPEERHVVVPALTRLIASEPAESVDVASVASVAAALAGGVAADRQLTGALAMRLGGPVPTERWAAAISVAILYTRPPRDVIDQVYECLLEADDPVPNWPFLEGDMCTLAALALSRLDPSTAADRVELLIGRLRRTRPGQERTKLIGALVDAVFPRTDKLISRFTDLQLAAVRALIEADAWGDGPYVVSLLAAAGLPKDGRFQS from the coding sequence ATGCCCGAGCGCTCGCACATGGTGGATGCCGTCAACTGGGTGTCCCTGACGCGCGATCCCCGCGCCTCCACGGGCGTGCCCGCCGCCCTGCACGCGCTCTGGTCAAGTGACGAGTTCCTCCGGCGCAGCGCCTACAACTACCTGGCCGGCACACTCGTCCAGCAGGGCAGCCGGTTCCCGACGAGCATCGCGGCCATCCCGTTCCTGATCGACGTGATCGCCGACCCGGCCGCCGCCGACCGGTTCGGCGCCTGCCAACTGCTGCGGCTGATCGCGATCGGCGACGAGACGCTGTGGCTGATCGAGCGCCCCGATCCGGCCGTGCTGCGAGCGACGCTGGCACCCGAGCAGTGGGACATGGCGGCATATGATGCGGTTCGCGCGCGGATTCCGGCATTTCTGGCGGCGCTGAACGACCACGACCCCGCGGTCCGGATGCACACCGCGCACCTGCTGTCCTGGTTCCCCGAGGAACGCCACGTCGTGGTCCCCGCCCTGACCAGGTTGATCGCGTCGGAGCCCGCCGAGAGCGTCGACGTCGCCTCGGTCGCCTCGGTGGCCGCCGCCCTCGCCGGTGGAGTGGCCGCCGACCGGCAGCTGACCGGGGCGCTCGCCATGCGCCTGGGCGGTCCGGTGCCGACCGAGCGGTGGGCGGCGGCGATCTCGGTCGCCATCCTCTACACCCGGCCGCCCCGGGACGTGATCGACCAGGTCTACGAGTGCCTCCTGGAGGCTGACGACCCGGTGCCGAACTGGCCGTTCCTCGAAGGCGACATGTGCACCCTGGCCGCCCTCGCGTTGTCCCGACTGGACCCGTCGACCGCCGCCGACCGTGTCGAGCTGCTGATCGGCCGGCTCCGCCGCACCCGCCCCGGCCAGGAGCGCACCAAGCTGATCGGAGCGCTGGTCGACGCGGTGTTCCCCCGGACCGACAAGCTGATCAGCCGTTTCACCGACCTGCAGCTGGCCGCGGTACGAGCCCTGATCGAGGCCGACGCCTGGGGCGACGGCCCGTATGTGGTGTCCCTGCTGGCCGCCGCCGGCCTGCCGAAGGACGGCCGCTTCCAGTCCTGA
- a CDS encoding LacI family DNA-binding transcriptional regulator, with protein MSDADGDRATMAEIAHAAGVSLATVSKVWNGRSDVSDRTRERVEEVLRVHGYRGRRAWAAEPAGTIDVIFSEIDCAWEGEHLRGIEAAGHEAGVRIVVSSLDRGETARRQLLQRLRAGRTDGAILATLTAAGPLVTALGRLNVPVVALDPACRTAGDLLSVDAANFAGARAATAHLLGLGHRRIGLIAGLAELMCSRARLDGFLAAHDDAGLSPDPELIVRGEFDFPSGMAVGGRLLDRDAPPTAIFAMSDFMAIGVYEAARIRGVSVPDQLSVVGFDDLPGARWAAPPLTTVRQPLREMGALAVRSALGLAEGGVLATELVVRESTAPV; from the coding sequence ATGAGCGACGCCGACGGTGACCGCGCGACGATGGCCGAGATCGCCCACGCCGCGGGGGTTTCGCTGGCCACCGTTTCGAAAGTGTGGAACGGGCGTTCCGACGTCTCCGACCGGACCCGGGAGCGGGTCGAGGAAGTGCTGCGGGTGCACGGCTACCGTGGGCGGCGGGCCTGGGCGGCCGAGCCCGCCGGCACGATCGACGTGATCTTCTCGGAGATCGACTGTGCCTGGGAGGGCGAGCATCTGCGCGGCATCGAGGCGGCCGGGCACGAGGCCGGGGTCCGGATCGTGGTGTCGTCGCTCGATCGGGGGGAGACGGCTCGGCGGCAGCTGCTGCAGCGGCTGCGAGCCGGGCGTACCGATGGGGCGATTCTGGCGACGCTGACCGCCGCCGGGCCGCTGGTGACGGCGTTGGGCAGGCTGAACGTTCCGGTGGTGGCGCTCGATCCGGCCTGCCGGACGGCCGGGGACCTGCTCAGTGTGGACGCCGCGAACTTCGCCGGGGCACGGGCGGCCACCGCCCATCTGCTCGGGCTGGGGCATCGGCGGATCGGGTTGATCGCCGGACTGGCCGAGCTGATGTGCAGCCGAGCCCGGCTCGACGGGTTTCTCGCCGCGCACGACGACGCCGGGCTGTCGCCCGATCCGGAGCTGATCGTGCGCGGGGAGTTCGACTTTCCCTCCGGGATGGCGGTCGGCGGACGGCTACTGGATCGGGATGCGCCGCCGACGGCGATCTTCGCGATGAGCGACTTCATGGCGATCGGGGTCTACGAGGCCGCTCGGATTCGCGGGGTGTCCGTTCCGGATCAGTTGAGTGTGGTCGGGTTCGACGACCTGCCGGGCGCTCGGTGGGCGGCACCGCCGTTGACCACCGTCCGCCAGCCGCTGCGGGAGATGGGGGCGCTCGCCGTGCGCAGCGCACTCGGGCTGGCCGAGGGCGGCGTCCTCGCCACCGAGCTGGTGGTGCGGGAGAGCACCGCGCCGGTCTAG
- a CDS encoding TetR/AcrR family transcriptional regulator → MSDTKQRLLDGALAALREHGVTGVSARTIGAAAGVNQALVFYHYGSVDELLGAACEQATRERVAAYADRFAAVTSLRELLAVGSELHEAELAAGNVSVLAQMLAAAQTGERLAGPTAAALRMWSDEIESVLRRLLAGSPVAEVADLPGLAKAVAAAFVGLELYEGVDHDGGRQAMAALDQLAVLVEVVDELGPLARRALRSRIRSHLKDGSTA, encoded by the coding sequence ATGAGCGACACCAAGCAGCGCCTTCTCGACGGTGCCCTGGCCGCGCTGCGTGAACACGGTGTCACCGGGGTCTCGGCCCGGACCATCGGGGCGGCCGCCGGGGTCAACCAGGCGCTGGTCTTCTACCACTACGGCTCGGTCGATGAACTGCTCGGCGCCGCCTGTGAGCAGGCGACCCGGGAGCGGGTGGCCGCCTATGCGGACCGCTTCGCCGCGGTGACGTCGCTGCGCGAGCTGCTGGCCGTGGGCAGTGAGCTGCATGAAGCGGAACTGGCGGCGGGCAACGTCTCGGTGCTGGCGCAGATGCTCGCGGCCGCGCAGACCGGGGAGCGGCTGGCCGGGCCGACGGCGGCGGCGTTGCGGATGTGGTCGGACGAGATCGAGTCGGTGCTGCGGCGACTGCTGGCCGGTTCGCCGGTGGCCGAGGTCGCCGACCTGCCCGGACTGGCCAAGGCGGTGGCGGCGGCGTTCGTGGGGCTGGAGCTCTACGAGGGTGTGGATCATGACGGTGGTCGGCAGGCGATGGCGGCGCTCGACCAGCTCGCGGTCCTGGTCGAGGTGGTCGACGAGCTGGGTCCGCTGGCCCGGCGGGCGCTACGGTCACGGATCCGGAGCCACCTGAAGGACGGCTCCACAGCCTGA
- a CDS encoding FMN-dependent NADH-azoreductase — MKLLHISASPRGRDSESLAVAGTFLDTVREVNPAAPIDQWDLWDGTLPPFGPPAVAAKMTVFAGREPSGEAAHAWAAAVATFRRFDAADTYLFSVPMWNAGVPYILKQFIDVVSQPGLAFGFDPDSGYTGLLRGKRAAVVYTSAVYGSGRPPTFGADFQAPYFEDWLRWAGVADITSIHFRPNLATADAASARTEAHARAREVAKLLTAAP; from the coding sequence GTGAAGCTCCTGCACATCTCCGCCTCGCCGCGCGGCCGCGACTCCGAGTCGCTGGCCGTCGCCGGCACCTTCCTCGACACCGTCCGGGAGGTGAACCCGGCCGCACCCATCGACCAGTGGGATCTCTGGGACGGCACGCTGCCGCCGTTCGGCCCGCCCGCGGTGGCCGCGAAGATGACCGTCTTCGCCGGCCGGGAGCCGTCCGGCGAGGCCGCCCACGCCTGGGCGGCGGCGGTCGCCACGTTCCGCCGCTTCGACGCCGCCGACACCTACCTGTTCAGCGTCCCGATGTGGAACGCCGGAGTCCCGTACATCCTCAAGCAGTTCATCGACGTCGTCAGCCAGCCCGGACTCGCCTTCGGCTTCGACCCGGACAGCGGCTACACCGGGTTGCTGCGGGGCAAACGCGCCGCGGTGGTCTACACCAGCGCGGTGTACGGCTCCGGGCGCCCGCCCACCTTCGGTGCCGACTTCCAGGCCCCGTACTTCGAGGACTGGCTGCGCTGGGCCGGAGTAGCCGACATCACCTCGATCCACTTCCGCCCCAACCTGGCCACCGCCGATGCCGCCTCGGCCCGTACCGAAGCGCACGCCCGGGCCCGGGAGGTGGCGAAGCTCCTGACCGCGGCCCCCTGA
- a CDS encoding ThuA domain-containing protein, producing MNVLIVRGGWDGHQPVVCTELFRELLESHGATITVAETLDVYTDRAVLDATDLIIQCWTRGDLTAEQENGLVDRVRAGAGFAGWHGGVLAFGYAAARYQYMVGGRFLHHPGGLIDHTVDFTGTHPITAGLTSFRVHTEQYYCHVDPSLEVLATTTFDGGHDEPDTAGVVMPVVWIRRFGRGRVFVSTLGHSPADLRIPQTRTLTERGLLWAATPVVT from the coding sequence ATGAACGTTCTGATCGTGCGCGGCGGCTGGGACGGCCATCAGCCGGTGGTCTGCACCGAACTGTTCCGCGAACTCCTCGAGTCACACGGCGCGACGATCACCGTCGCCGAAACCCTCGACGTCTACACCGACCGGGCCGTCCTGGACGCCACCGACCTGATCATCCAGTGCTGGACCCGTGGCGACCTCACCGCCGAACAGGAGAACGGCCTGGTCGACCGGGTCCGGGCGGGCGCCGGATTCGCCGGCTGGCACGGCGGTGTCCTCGCGTTCGGGTATGCGGCGGCCCGCTACCAGTACATGGTCGGCGGCCGGTTCCTGCACCACCCGGGCGGCCTGATCGACCACACCGTCGACTTCACCGGCACACACCCGATCACGGCCGGGCTGACCTCGTTCCGGGTGCACACCGAGCAGTACTACTGTCACGTCGACCCGAGCCTGGAGGTCCTGGCCACCACCACGTTCGACGGCGGCCACGACGAACCCGACACCGCCGGTGTGGTCATGCCGGTCGTCTGGATCCGCCGTTTCGGCCGCGGCCGGGTATTCGTCTCCACGCTCGGCCACTCCCCCGCCGACCTGCGGATCCCCCAGACCCGGACGCTCACCGAACGCGGCCTGCTCTGGGCCGCGACGCCGGTGGTCACCTAG
- a CDS encoding MFS transporter has product MTGVSYLEVLRSGRLSGVIAGDAVGKLGDGMLFVALPLLALQMHGGLRPAAAVSIIISAPYVLAMALSLYFGAGRRRFRARLVVALDGGLRAATFVVCGWLADSGRISFAPLILALAVGSGLRLMSASGRRLLATGMAGERARLSVNGLLGTSDSLAMYVVGPAVGGVLAAVTRPGIAVAVGGCTYLSLIVCAALARGTSADTSAPTRSGWSVLRRNPVAYRLLVVDFLFNLFYGPVEVALPLLVTDDLGAGAGALGTLWTCFGAGALGGAVLTRRLQRFRPQATVVVIIGGWAVAMVLLAVAPTVPIAAGALLVGGFLYGPFLAVAYTLLQDNLDEADHQPILTIYAAGIALAAPLGLGVGGPVVTLLGARGGVAASALVTAVLAPAVWWWIRPR; this is encoded by the coding sequence GTGACGGGCGTCTCCTACCTCGAGGTTCTGCGAAGCGGGCGGCTCTCCGGGGTGATCGCCGGCGACGCCGTCGGCAAGCTCGGTGACGGCATGCTGTTCGTCGCGCTGCCGCTGCTCGCCCTCCAGATGCACGGCGGCCTGCGCCCGGCCGCGGCCGTCTCGATCATCATCTCGGCGCCGTACGTGCTGGCCATGGCGCTGTCGCTGTATTTCGGCGCGGGACGGCGGCGGTTCCGGGCCCGGCTCGTCGTCGCCCTCGACGGTGGGTTGCGGGCGGCCACGTTCGTGGTGTGCGGGTGGCTCGCCGACAGCGGGCGGATCTCGTTCGCGCCGCTGATCCTCGCCCTGGCCGTCGGATCCGGGCTGCGCCTGATGTCGGCCAGCGGTCGGCGACTGCTGGCCACCGGGATGGCCGGCGAACGGGCGCGGCTGTCGGTGAACGGGCTGCTCGGGACGTCGGACAGCCTCGCCATGTACGTCGTCGGCCCGGCCGTCGGCGGGGTGCTCGCCGCGGTCACCCGACCCGGGATCGCGGTGGCCGTCGGCGGATGCACCTACCTGTCGTTGATCGTCTGTGCGGCGCTGGCCCGCGGCACCTCGGCCGACACCTCGGCGCCCACCCGATCCGGATGGTCGGTGCTGCGCCGCAACCCCGTCGCGTACCGGCTGCTCGTCGTGGACTTCCTGTTCAACCTGTTCTACGGCCCGGTCGAGGTGGCGCTGCCGCTGCTGGTCACCGACGACCTCGGGGCCGGGGCGGGGGCGCTGGGCACGCTCTGGACCTGTTTCGGGGCCGGGGCGCTCGGCGGAGCGGTACTCACCCGACGGTTGCAGCGGTTCCGGCCGCAGGCGACCGTCGTGGTCATCATCGGCGGCTGGGCGGTCGCCATGGTGTTGTTGGCGGTCGCGCCCACGGTGCCGATCGCGGCCGGGGCGCTGCTCGTCGGCGGATTCCTGTACGGCCCGTTCCTGGCCGTCGCCTACACGCTGCTGCAGGACAACCTCGACGAAGCCGACCACCAGCCGATCCTCACCATCTACGCGGCGGGGATCGCGTTGGCGGCGCCGCTCGGTCTCGGCGTCGGCGGGCCGGTGGTCACCCTTCTCGGCGCCCGGGGCGGGGTGGCCGCGTCCGCTCTGGTCACCGCGGTCCTGGCCCCGGCCGTCTGGTGGTGGATCCGCCCCCGCTGA
- a CDS encoding hemolysin family protein yields MLITIGIVAIVLLTAATGYFVAQEFAYVAVDRERLRVMADEGDAAAKRALGVTQRLSFVLSGSQVGITVTALLAGYVAEPYLGEGTAELLGATGLPESVTTSISMVFALLFATVVQMVLGELAPKNLAIAKPEAVARALSRSTVIYLAVVGPLIRVFDATATRLLRAVGIEPVEELPQGATSEDLDRIIETSRTHGALDAEAARLLDHGLDFRSRTAAEVMRPRVDVTSIGAAEPASRVVELLDTGHSRFPVIGDGLDDVIGVVSINDVVTLDPTVRDRTPVRELATAPVALPESCTLPTVLDRLKAAHRQMAVVVDEFGGFAGIITLEDVAEELVGEIRDEDDLPEPVIERDGDCWAVPGRARIDEVAEATGVRLPEDDLYDTVSGLLMTRLGRLPAVRESIDVELTPLLDEDGEPLPQGVATLTVLSVRRRVPDRIALTVKDDA; encoded by the coding sequence GTGCTGATCACGATCGGCATTGTGGCCATTGTCCTGCTGACCGCGGCGACCGGCTATTTCGTGGCCCAGGAGTTCGCCTACGTGGCGGTCGACCGGGAACGCCTGCGGGTGATGGCCGACGAGGGCGACGCCGCCGCGAAACGCGCGCTCGGGGTGACGCAGCGGCTCTCGTTCGTGCTGTCCGGATCGCAGGTGGGCATCACGGTGACCGCCCTGCTGGCCGGTTATGTCGCCGAACCCTACCTGGGCGAGGGCACCGCCGAGTTGCTCGGTGCGACCGGCCTGCCGGAGTCGGTGACCACGTCGATCTCGATGGTCTTCGCGCTGCTGTTCGCGACGGTGGTGCAGATGGTGCTGGGCGAGCTGGCGCCGAAGAACCTGGCGATCGCCAAGCCGGAGGCGGTGGCCCGGGCGCTGTCCCGGTCCACGGTGATCTACCTCGCCGTCGTCGGCCCGCTGATCCGGGTGTTCGACGCGACGGCGACGCGGCTGCTGCGGGCGGTCGGCATCGAACCGGTCGAGGAGCTGCCCCAGGGTGCCACCTCGGAAGACCTGGACCGGATCATCGAGACGTCCCGGACGCACGGCGCGCTCGACGCCGAGGCGGCCCGACTGCTCGATCACGGGCTGGACTTCCGCAGCCGGACGGCGGCCGAGGTGATGCGGCCCCGGGTGGACGTGACGTCGATCGGGGCCGCCGAACCCGCCTCCCGAGTGGTGGAGCTGCTGGACACCGGGCATTCCCGGTTCCCGGTGATCGGCGACGGGCTGGACGACGTGATCGGCGTGGTGTCGATCAACGACGTGGTCACCCTGGACCCGACGGTCCGTGACCGTACTCCGGTGCGTGAGCTGGCCACCGCCCCGGTGGCGCTGCCCGAGTCGTGCACGCTGCCGACGGTGCTGGACCGGCTGAAGGCGGCGCACCGGCAGATGGCCGTGGTGGTCGACGAGTTCGGCGGGTTCGCCGGGATCATCACCCTCGAGGACGTCGCCGAGGAACTGGTCGGTGAGATCCGCGACGAGGACGACCTACCGGAACCGGTGATCGAGCGCGACGGGGACTGCTGGGCCGTCCCCGGCCGGGCCCGGATCGACGAGGTCGCCGAGGCCACCGGGGTGCGACTGCCCGAGGACGACCTCTACGACACGGTGTCCGGCCTGCTGATGACCCGACTCGGCCGGCTGCCGGCGGTCCGCGAGAGCATCGACGTGGAACTGACGCCGCTGCTCGACGAGGACGGCGAACCGCTGCCGCAGGGGGTGGCGACACTGACCGTGCTGTCGGTGCGCCGCCGGGTGCCGGACCGCATCGCGCTGACCGTGAAGGACGACGCATGA
- a CDS encoding MarR family winged helix-turn-helix transcriptional regulator, translating into MSDTDVAAWAALLRVHAAVVPVLDRELQAACSLPVTWYDVLLELNYAPDRRLSMGELGQRAVVSRTRVSRVVDALAEAGLVTRESNPDDRRSAYATLTDMGRERFRAAAPVYLDGIRRHFTSLITADESRTIASALQKILDAR; encoded by the coding sequence ATGAGCGACACCGACGTGGCCGCGTGGGCGGCACTGCTGCGGGTCCACGCCGCGGTGGTCCCGGTTCTCGACCGCGAGCTGCAGGCTGCCTGCTCACTACCCGTGACCTGGTACGACGTACTGCTCGAACTGAACTACGCGCCCGACCGGCGGCTCAGCATGGGCGAGCTCGGCCAGCGGGCGGTGGTCAGCCGCACCCGGGTCAGCCGGGTCGTCGACGCCCTCGCCGAGGCGGGACTCGTCACTCGTGAGAGCAATCCCGACGATCGGCGGTCCGCCTACGCGACACTGACCGACATGGGACGGGAACGATTCCGGGCCGCCGCGCCGGTCTACCTCGACGGGATCCGTCGGCATTTCACCAGCCTGATCACGGCGGACGAGTCCCGTACCATCGCCTCTGCTCTGCAAAAAATCCTCGACGCACGGTGA